The genome window GAGCGTGATCTGACGAGGGTACGTTCGACCGGGGGCGGTCACGAGAACGCGGACCAAAACGACGCCTTCCGGAATCGGGTGCCGCTCCCGCTGGAGGTCGAGAAGGTCGAGCAGGTAGCGGGTCTCAAACGCCGGTCGGTGCAGTCGCAGCTCCAACCGGACCTGCCGCTTGTTCTCAGTGACGTGCAGGATCTCCAGCTCGCGGATACCGAGCCGCTGTTGAGCCAGCTTTGCCAGGACCTCGCTTAGAAGCTTCTCCCACAGATTCTCGAGGTAGGTCAGGCCATTGAGAGCCTCTTCGCTCGCCCAGGTTGCGGAAACGGGTTCCGCGAGCCGTTCCGTCGTGAATGACTCCGACACACACCCCAGGGCCTGATCGAGCCGCCGAAGGAGCTCCGGACCGAACCGAGACGGCAGCGACTCCCGCGGCAGGGATCGCAACCGGGTGATCGTGTTGACCTCCAGGGCGGCCAACTTGTCGAGACAGGCTGGAGGCAGTCGCAGCGCCGCAGGATGAAGAGGGCCGAGGCCCACGGCCGCCCGTCCCGTCGGAACGATCGTGTGCCGGCCGGAGCCATACCGCGAGACGGCCCAAGCCGTTCCCAGCGTCTCGGCAATGCACGCCACCGCTGATAGCCGCCGCTCCGAGAGCTCCTTCAATACAGCTCGACAAAGGGCTTCCTCCCCGCCGTACAGATGCACGCAACCGGAGATGTCGAGCAGGAGGCCATCCGGTGGCTCGACCGGCATCAATCCCACGAGCGGGCTGAAGACCTGCAGGAACTGAGCCAGGCTCTTCAGCCGGGCGAGGTCGCCCTCGGCGTCGTGCTCAAGGGAAACGACCTTCAGCCTTCGGCCATCGCCTGCTCCAAGCAGTGCCTTTGCCTCAGCCAGCGGCAGTCCCGCGTGGACTCCGTAGCGATTGAGACCTAGCGAGCAGGCGATTACGACCAGTCGCTGCCGTCGCTCGCCAAAGAGCAGAACGGCCGACCTCTCAAGCTCCGGCCGCTCGTTCAACAGTCGCTGTATGGGCCAATTGGGGAACCAAAGTGAGAGAACCCTCTGCATCACACACCTGCACGTGGAACGTTCCCTCATGGAATCCGCGGCAGTAATCCAATCCCACCTCAACTGTCCGACCTGCCAGATCCTGCTGGCCTCCTCGACTGCACCACCGTTGGTCGACGCCGGTTCCAGTGCTCGACTGCTCCGAACGGAACAGCACTCCTAAGCCGCCGCCGATCTCGGCGGCTCGCTTCCATCGCCGGAGCCAACGGTCCGCGTGGCGACCGACCTGGCACCAGGTCACGGCGACCGCCGGCGATCGCAAGCAGTGCTCGACGGCCCAGGCGACGTCCTCGTCACTCCGCGGTCGAATCACCACCGTGCGCTCGAGCGGGATCCCCCATCCCCAAGCCGCCGCCGGGACGAACTCTCCGCTGGCGTCCACAACCGCCCAGACACCCGGCCGCGACGCCAAGACGTCTCGGACAACTGACAAGCTGACCGTGGCCGCTCCGCTTCCTTCGCAGCTGTTCCATTCCACAAGCGATCCGGGTGGCGGAGCCTTCAGCGGGTCAGCATCGACGGCGACCGGAGCCGCGATCTTCTTCAGCTGTTTGCGAAGCGCTTCGATCTCCGGCCGGGTCATGGTGCTGCTCCACGGGAAGTGTTCAAATGTTTACTTTCGACGGGCTGGCGGCGTCAAGGGTGTTTTCGGAGACTGAAGTCGGAGGGCGGAAGAATGTGCACGCGGATCAATCAATTCGTTACGCCTGGCAACATCCAGGAGTGGTTCGACATTGCCAGTGATCGAATCCCCTCGTTTCCAGCTCATCACAACAACGCCATCAACACGAAGGAGCCGCAGATCATCACGATCCGGCAGCGCGACGGTGAGCGTGTTGCGGACGTTCGGCGGTGGGGTCTAGTTCCCCACTGGTGTCGTGATCCCAAGGATGCACCGGCGACGCACAACGTCCGTTCCGAGACCATGAAGGAGAAGCCCTCCTTCAAGACGGCCTGGAGTCGCGGCAACCGTTTGATCATTCCCGTCCCGGGCGTCTACGAGTGGCCGAAGCCAACCTGGGGCCCGGGCACGCCGGCCCGGTACATCTTCCGACAGGACGGGGAGCCGATGCTGATCGCTGGACTCTGGTGGGACTGGAAGCACAAAGCACCGGACGGCACGGAGGCCGTGCTGCCGACCTTCACCATGAACACCTGCGAGCCAAACGGCGTTCTCAAGTCGATCCCACACGACCGCATGCTCTGCATTCTCGATCGGAAGGACATCGACGCCTGGCTGGATCCGGAGAACGCGGCGGCGGACCAGCTGTTGCGGCCCTGCCCGGATGAATGGCTCGACTACTACGTGACCACGGGATTCGTGAATAAGTGTGACAAGGAGCACCAAGGGCCGGCGTGTATCGAGAAGGGACCGTCTGGATCCGAACTGCCTCCGCCGCCCAAGGAGACGAAGACGCAGGTCCCCAGGAAGAAAGCCGCTCCGGCCAAGGACACGGATTAAGAATGATCCGACGCTGCAGAGCAGGAAGTCGCCATAGAGCCGGCGGCGGGCGCGACGGGCGAGGTAGGCAAAATGGTCAGGCCCAGCAGCGGCATCGACGTCGATCGAGAGCGCTTACTGGATCGCTCGCATCTCACCAGATCGCCTAGCACATGAAAAGTTGCGGCGACGAAGGGACGGTAGGCTGGGGCCAACCTACCCACCACCCCTTCGCTCTCGGCCGTTGTTGATACCGGCCGTCGAACGCGAAACGAACGCGGCGCCTGGCTCCACAAGACGAACTAGAGCCTGTTGTGGAGTTTTGTCATGGCCTGGCGCTAGTTTGCGTCGATGGAAAAGCCACGGAAGGTCTATCCCAGCGATGTCAGCGACGAAGAGTGGGAGTTCGTCGTTCCCTATCTCACTCTCATGCGGGAGGACGCCCCTCAAAGGGAGCATTCCCTGCGGGACGTCTTCGACGCCCTCCGCTGGTTGGTCAAGACCGGCGGTCAGTGGCGATATCTCCCCGGAGACTTCCCTCCCTGGCAGGTCGTCTATCAGCAGGCCAGAAGATGGGTGGCTGCCGGCGTTTTCGAGGCCATCGTCCATGATGTCCGGGAACTGCTGCGTCTGGCGGGAGATCGGAAGGCGAGTCCCTCGGCGGTCATCCTCGACGCCCGAACGATCCAGTCGACGCCGGAGAGCGGATCGCGAGCGGGGTACGACGGACACAAGCGGCGGAACGGCTCCAAGGTCCACGCCGCTGTGGATCCGCTCGGTCATCTCCTGGCTCTGACGGTGACACCCGCCAGCGAGCAGGAGCGGGCTCAGGTGGCCGAGCTGGCAGAACAGGTCCAGCAGGCAACGGGGCGAACCGTGACGCTGGCCTATGTCGACCAGGGTTACACGGGGGAGGCCCCAGCCGAGGCGGCTCGCGCGAAGGGAATCGACCTGGAGGTGGTGAAGCACACCGAGGCCAAGAAAGGCTTCGTTCTACTGCCTCGGCGATGGATAGTGGATCGAACCTTCGGGTGGCTGGCCCGCTTCCGACGTCTGGCCCGGGACTACGAACGTCTCGACTCCACGCTGGCCAGCTGGCACTGGCTGGCCTTCGCCACTCTCATACTCCGCAGAATGATGAATCTCGTCGCCGATAGTGCATAACAGGCTCTAGGGAAAACCCCTGGTAATTCGGTCGGGACCGCTTCATTGAGCTATTTCGACTTGAGCTCAAAATCCTTCGTCGTCCCGCCCGCAGGCACGTCGACGTAGAGCTCCGAAACGTCGAAGTCGTTGTACCTCCGAGGCATCATTTCAACGGCGCCAACGTCGGCCGCTGATTTGTCTGGAGGAACCGGCGACCCATCTTTCATCCCCATCCGAGAGATGATCACCTTGTATTTGCCGGGTTGAACCCCCGTCTCTTGCCCACGCCATTTCAATTCATACTTTCCTTGGTCGTCGGTAAACCCTACCGCCCCTAGCCCTCCTTTCTGACCGTCGGCGACGTAGGTCACCGCAGCCGACGTGAGCGGTTTCCCGTCCATCACGATCTTTCCGGACACGGGAACGAGTGTTGACGGTGGCTTTGAGCCACCGCCGCAACCCAGCAGGCAGACTACGAGTAGAACAGCGAACGAGCGAGGCATTTTGGCAGCCTGAAAAATGTGTGTGGCGATGAGAGATGGAGCGGACGTAGCGCGGCCCGAACGGTACGCCCGCTTCTGATAAGCGAGACCTGGATGTCACACGGGAACACCCGTGTAGCGGCAAGGGTGTTCAGAATTCTCCGGGAGGCAGGCCGTCCGAGACGCGCGAGAGACGTTGACGGATCACTAGGTCAAGCGAATCTGTCACGAACCGAGCTGCACCATCCCCGAGGAGAACGGTCGCGCCTCCTGCATGCACGCTGCCGGGAGCGCTCCATGTGCCGAGCTTTGGGGGTTGCTGAGTAATCGGCAACGCCCAAGCGCAGCAGTTCCAATCATTGATTGGAACACCTCTCGCGAAGTCGACACCCATTCCGACCCACTTCGAATAGCCCCACGTTCCAGTGATACCGTCCCGGATGTCTAGGGTCGTTTCACTGATGGCGACCGAATTGCTCATTCCATCGGGGACGTCCCGGATACGAGCAGCACTGTTGACGCCGAACATTCGCTTGTCGGTGCTGGCGACAGCCTCGTAATTGGTGCACGTACTCGACCAAGCATGTGTGCTGAACTCGTAGCTGGCCTTCGCTCCAAAGCGACCGGCCGTCGCGCCGGTTGGAGTGATGGAGTAGTTGGTATCGGTAGTCGAGCGGAAGAAGCGATCGCCGAAGTCTGAGGGGCACAGGAACGTTGGGATTGAAGTGGAAACGACCTCCTCGTTTCGCGGGACGCATGTCCCGACAAGTGGCCCCCCACCGGATCTTGTGTAATTCGAGGCCGGCGCGTCGTGGTCGTACTTGTTGTAAAGCGTCTGCTGATCGACGTACGGCAGAAGCATCGTCCACCCCCGCGTGTTCTTCGCGAAGGGAGGAATGAACGTCGCAGTGCAGGCTCCAGGGTGAGCCACCGAAAACGGAAAAATTCCGTGTGTCTCGTGGTAGTTGTGTAGAGCAACCCCCATCTGTTTCAAATTGTTGAGACATTGAGATTTGCGAGCGGCCTCACGGGCCTGCTGGACTGCCGGAAGCAAGATGGCGACTAGGACAGCGATGATGGCGATGACGACGAGTAGCTCAATGAGCGTGAACCCGCGAGAGCCGAAAGCACAAGCCCGCATGCGAACCTCCAGAACGAGAGGACGAAGTGTCCGGCAGAAAGGAGCTTGATCGTCTCGCGCCGATCCATCAGTGTCAACTGATGGCAGAATGGGCGTGAAAGCAGAGAGCGCGGCAGGACCATTGCCGACCTCGTATCCTGCAGATGGAAGGAAATCCCGTTCAAGCGTTTTGTTTCAAGTGCCCGCAGAAACGCCCCGCCAGGAAAACCCGGTGGAAGGTGCCGGCCACGCGCCGGAACCTGTTCAACCGAATTGACGGCAAAGTTGGAACGGCACGTAGAGAGAGCCCCGGGGACCGCAACAACACTCCTCTGGCCAATGTCTCATGGTCCTCGATGACAAAATCGGTCTTCGCAGTAGCGGCCCCCGTCTGGACCGATGCCTATCGAGCGTCGTTCTCTTTGCCCAAGACGTGGGCTGTGGCATGTCGCACGAGGGCGGCGGCCGTGTCTAGACGTAGCTTCTTCTTGATGTTGAATCGATGGTATTCGACCGTCTTCGGGCTCAGGTGCAGTTCCTGCGCGATCTGCTTCGTTCCCATTCCCTGCCCCAGCCGCTGGTAAACGTCCATCTCTCGGTCCGAGAGGCGTTCGAGGGGTGAGCGTTCGTCCACATTGGCGCCGGCTTGACTCATTAGAACACGGTCCGTTGCGCGAGGGCTGAGGTAGAGTTTCCCGTCGAGGACCTTTTCAATCGCCGCTATCAACGTCGGCACTGGCTCTACCTTGCTGAGGAACCCATGAGCTCCGGCCCGCAAGGACCGCTCGGCAAAGATGTCCTCATCCAAAGAAGACAAGACGAGCATTCGGCAGGCAGGTGCCACTTCACGGATGTTCTTGATCAGATCCAAACCATCAGTGAAGCCGAGCCGGAGGTCGAGAACTGCCAGATGAGGAAGAGTGTCCTGGACCACTCGGAGCCCATCGATGGCGTTGGATGCCTCACCACAGAGTTCCCACCCTGGCCGATTACGGATTACGTGAGCGATGCCAAGCCGTAGCACCTCATGGTCTTCGATGATCACAATGCGTTTCGGTGGAAGAACGTCCGGAAGGGAAGAAGAGTTCGAAATCATGGGCATGGACCACAAATGAAGCGAGTGGTAGACGCTCCTCGTCTGGTTCGGGTTAGTCTCCTGCAACGGGGCGGCAGGTGACGAAATTACGCTACCAATTGACCTACTTCCCGCCAAGAACGTGGAAGAGCCAAGCGAACATGTCCTGCGCGATCGGAACGTTCTGAGCTAGCCAACGGAAAGGGGCGTACAGCACGCGGAAAGGCAGCGAGAGCCCCTCGGGGATAAGCCCCTTCTGATAGAGCACACCGATCACGATGAAACTTCCCATGTAGACCGCGCTCAGGAGAGCGCACCAGCCAACCAACCGTGCGTATCTCCGCCCTGAAAGCATGCCGTCCCCCTCTTTCGTTACCCCTACTGAGCCTCACCATCAGATTGTCGGCTTGAAGAATCGTTGGTCAACGTGCGAAGAACAACGCCCGGGGACGGGAACAGAGCGTGAGGCGGTTCGGCCTTCACTCTCCTCTCGACCATCCCCGGTCGGGCTGGTGCGCAAGACACCCGGCTAAGGGAGAAATCCTGGCCGAGTGGGAGCGTCAGTGGTTGCGGGCACACCCCAGACGGGACTGAAGCAAACGGCGTGTCGCGGCACCCCCAGAAACAGTCTTGGATCCGGCCGTCAGCGCTCTGACGAGGGACTTCTGCCCACGCGAAGGGCAACGGGATTACCACATCTTCTACGTGAAGGCAATCTGCTGAGAGTCACGGGGCGCTTTCCGGGCGACGTGGCGATCTAATCACCGCCTCGACTCATCGCTTAAGTTGGTTGAGGGTTGTGGAGAGATCGTTCATATCCACCGGCTTTACGAGATGATGATCAAAGCCCGCCTCCTGCGAGCGGCGACGATCCTCCTCTTGGCCCCAGCCGGTCAACGCCACGATCACCATCCCATGCGACCATGCTTGATCGCGGATGCGGCGGCAGGCTTCGTAACCGTTCAGTTTTGGGAGGCCGATGTCCATGAGGATCATCTCGGGGCGATATATTTCGGCGGCTTCGATAGCGGCGGGACCGTCGCCGGCGGTGCGGATTTCGTGACCCATGAGTCTGAGCATCATGCCCAGGCTTTCGGCAGCGTCCCTGTTATCATCCACGACGAGGATCCGCCGCCTAGACTCCGCGACCATTCCGGCGCTGCCCCCCCGATGCGTTGAACCTTCCGGATTCTCGCTCAGCACCGGAATGCGAACCGTGAATTCGCTCCCCGAGCCCGGCCCCTCGCTCTTCACCCCGACCGTGCCGCCATGCATTTCGGTCAGCCGTCGCACGAGCGTCAGCCCGATTCCCAGCCCGCCCTGCGCCCGCTCCATGTTTCGGTCGACTTGCGAGAACATCTCAAAGATGCGGGGCTGAGCCTCAGCCGGAATTCCCAGACCGTTGTCCGATATTCGGACGATGGCATCGGTCCCATTCGTTTCCGCCGTAAGTGTGATCCTGCCGCGGGGCTCGGTGTACTTGGCAGCGTTATTCAAAAGGTTTGAGAATACTTGGGCCAGCCGTACTGGGTCAGCGTCGAGGTGCACGGGGACTGGCGTCAGCATCACGGAAAAAGTGTGGCCGGACTGCTCAATCAGCGGGCGGCTCGTCTCGACGGCGCTGTGGATGACTGCGGCCAGGGACACCCGCTCTTTGCGAAGCTCCAGCTTGTTGCGAGTGATCCGGCTCACGTCGAGGAGATCGTCCACAAGGCGGACCATGTGGGTGAGTTGCCGCTCCATCATCGTGCGGGCCTCCTCCACCATCCCGCCGTCCCCTCCGGCCAGCCGCAGCACTTGCAGACCGTTGCGAATCGGGGCCAGCGGATTACGCAGTTCGTGGGCCAGCATCGCCAGGAACTCGTCTTTTCGACGGTCGGCGTCCCGCAGCTCCCGGTACAGTTGCGTGTTCTCGATGGCGATGGCCGCGCGGTCGGCCAGATCCTTTGCCACCGCAAGGTCCGTTTCGTCGTAAATGTGGTCGGACTCGGCGACGATGAATGTCAGCACGCCGAGCGTCTTGCCCCTTACGGTCAGCGGCACGCCGATATATGACTTCAGCCCGAGCTCCCGCATGATGCGGAGCAATTCGTCGTCCTTGATGGATGCCACGAGCATATCGTCGGTAATGACAGGGACGATCTCTGCCCGGCTGGTCCGGAGGATGCTCCAGACGCCGCCGGGAGCCGAAGGATCGGGCGAGAATCGGCCGTGAATCTCGTGAGCCAGTTGCACCTTTGCGGTTTCGACATGGGCCACTGCGACCCGCCGCAAGCTCCCGGTTTCCTCCAGCACATCCACGGCGACCCAGTCGGCAAAGTGCGGCACTGCCAATGATGCCAGCTTTTGAAGCGTGCTGTCGAAGTCCACCAGCACGGCGAGTGCAGCGCTGGCGTCGGCGAGGAACCGGGCGGTCTTCTCCGACCGTTTCCGTGGCGTCACATCCAGCCCGATACCGATCATGCGAAGGGGCTGCCCATCATCCCCATAAAACACCTTCCCCGACCCGGCGATCCAGTGGACCGCACCGTTTTGCCGCAGGTTGCGGAACTCAGTGTAGAACTCGCCGCCATTCTCAAGGGCCTGCCGGATAGCTAACTGAACCGCTTCCCGGTCGTCAGGATGGACAAGCTGCTGGAAATGCTCGAACGTGCCTCCGAATGTGCCGGGGGCCAGGCCGTGCAGCGGCTCCAGGCTGTCGGACCACTGCAGCTCTCCGGTGCGGACGTTCCAATCCCACACTCCCATGCGACCGGCTTCCAGTGCCAGCCGAAGCCGCTCCTCGCTCTCTCGCAGCGCTGTCTCAGCCTCCCTGCGGGCCGTGATGTTGTCATGGACCAGTACCACTTCCTGGATCGCCCCTGAGTCGTCCTTGAGAGGGTAGGCGACGGCGGCGACCCATCGCACTGGGTCTTCGTGGCGAGTTTGATTCGGAATCGTCTCGTTAGGGTCGTACTTGACGGCCGGGATAAACGATGGCTCACCGGCGAACGCTCTTTGGATGAACGGCAGCACGCCCTTGGCCTCAAGCTGCCAGTCTTCGAGAACGTTGTAGCCATCGATCTGCTCGAGGGTGACGCCCCACAGTTCTTCCCAGGCCCGGTTCACCCGGATCGTGCGTCCATCCGGCGAGAAGACTTGGACGCTAAAAGGGGCCTGTTCCATCAGCCCCCGGAACCTCGCTTCACTTGTGCGGAATGACTCCTCAAGACGTTTGCGGTCGGTCACATCCTGCACCACTCCGTGCATGCCGACGACCTGATCGGCAGCATCGTAAATCGCCCGCCCCAACACGCCGATCCAAACCTGCGAGCCGTCCTTCCTGTTCACCCGATACTCGATGTCGTATTGCGCCCGCTCGACGATCACCCGCTCAACTTCCCGCCTCGCCCGCACCCGGTCGTCCTCGTGGAGCAATCGTTGCATCTCGGCCCAAGTCATGTGCGGGCCGGGCGGGATGCCGAATACTTCTGCTGCTCGATCGGAGAAGGTCACCACGTCGCTGGCGGCGTCCCAACTCCAGTCCCCTAGGTCGGCAGCGTTCAGAGCGAGATTCAGTCGCTCCGCAGCCGCCTGGGTCCGCTGGTGGAGGCGTGCATTGTCTATGGCGATGGCTGCATGTCCGGCAATCCCGACCAAGAGGCGCTCGTGTTGAATCGTAAACACACCCGCGTCGGCGTGACCGAAGAACAATCCGCCTAAGACTTCGCCCGTGCGGGAGACCACAGGCACAGCGAGATAGCTCTTTACTGGCAAGTGACCTTCCGGCATTCCGTAGTGCGGGGCCGATTTGCCGTAGCGGTCGTCTTGCGTGACGTCCGAAAGTCGGACGACGCCTTCGCCTCGAAAGGTCGCCGAGAAAATCGCCGTATTTCGGGGCATTGGAAAGCGGTCGAACGCCTCACGAGGGACGCCTGAAATGGTGTAGAGCGTGTACGCCTCACCCTGCTCACCGACGACGTTGTAGAAGAAAGCTCCGAATTGCGCTCCGCAAAGCTGCGTGCTTTCGTCGGTGACGATCTGCACCAGCCGCTGTAGATCGAGTTCTTGCGACAGCAGTCTGCCGATCCGCAGCAGCGTCTCGGCGTTAGCCGTCTGTTCCCAAAGTCCCTCCTCAACCCTACGTCGCTCCAGGAATTGTCCCACGGCTCCAGCCACTGTCCCCATCATTTCCAGAAGACTGGCATCGGCCGGCTCGGTACGACGGGTGAAGAACTCGATCACCGCCAGAAGCCGGTCCTCAACCATGACGGGACAGGCGAAGGCGCTGTGAAGCCCTTCTTCAGCCGCCGGCGCAATCCTGGGGAAGTTGGTGTCGGTCGCCACGTCGAGGATCCAAGCGGGCTTTCCTGTCGCCCAGACTCGACCGGGCAGGCCCTCACCCTTACGGAACGTGCGACTGCAACTGTCCCGCTCGAACTTTGTTACCGGCACGTCCGGATGATGCCAACTCGAACGGCATGCCAGGGCCGAGCCGTTCTCCGTGACGGCCCACAGCAATCCCACGTCCCAATTAAGGTGTTCGCCCACAGCTTTCAAGACGC of Planctomyces sp. SH-PL14 contains these proteins:
- a CDS encoding carboxypeptidase-like regulatory domain-containing protein, yielding MSGKIVMDGKPLTSAAVTYVADGQKGGLGAVGFTDDQGKYELKWRGQETGVQPGKYKVIISRMGMKDGSPVPPDKSAADVGAVEMMPRRYNDFDVSELYVDVPAGGTTKDFELKSK
- a CDS encoding PAS domain S-box protein translates to MSQPQLENPRDAESSLLRLLVENVTDYAIFVLDPNGRVATWNPGAERIKGYKADEIIGQHFSKFYPQDVIDRGWPEQELRVATAEGRFEDEGWRLRKDGSQFWANVVITTLKSEQGKLIGFSKITRDLTARKQAEENARRLAEETAAREVTQQERERLRVTLASIGDAVISTDAQGRVEFLNTVAEELVGWKSEEATGTALEDVFRIVNENTREPVENPALRALRDGKIVGLANHTVLISRNGTEYPIDDSAAPIRDSEGRIFGSVLVFREIGERRRKERELQASEARKSAVLETALDAIITMNHQGQVVEFNPAAEKLFGYRREEIVGQELAAFIVPPSLREQYRQGMARYLATGKGRVVGKRLELPALRADGTEFPVEMAINHISNDGSPLFTAYLRDISERQRGERQRNARLAVTQALTASTTAAEGSAGVLKAVGEHLNWDVGLLWAVTENGSALACRSSWHHPDVPVTKFERDSCSRTFRKGEGLPGRVWATGKPAWILDVATDTNFPRIAPAAEEGLHSAFACPVMVEDRLLAVIEFFTRRTEPADASLLEMMGTVAGAVGQFLERRRVEEGLWEQTANAETLLRIGRLLSQELDLQRLVQIVTDESTQLCGAQFGAFFYNVVGEQGEAYTLYTISGVPREAFDRFPMPRNTAIFSATFRGEGVVRLSDVTQDDRYGKSAPHYGMPEGHLPVKSYLAVPVVSRTGEVLGGLFFGHADAGVFTIQHERLLVGIAGHAAIAIDNARLHQRTQAAAERLNLALNAADLGDWSWDAASDVVTFSDRAAEVFGIPPGPHMTWAEMQRLLHEDDRVRARREVERVIVERAQYDIEYRVNRKDGSQVWIGVLGRAIYDAADQVVGMHGVVQDVTDRKRLEESFRTSEARFRGLMEQAPFSVQVFSPDGRTIRVNRAWEELWGVTLEQIDGYNVLEDWQLEAKGVLPFIQRAFAGEPSFIPAVKYDPNETIPNQTRHEDPVRWVAAVAYPLKDDSGAIQEVVLVHDNITARREAETALRESEERLRLALEAGRMGVWDWNVRTGELQWSDSLEPLHGLAPGTFGGTFEHFQQLVHPDDREAVQLAIRQALENGGEFYTEFRNLRQNGAVHWIAGSGKVFYGDDGQPLRMIGIGLDVTPRKRSEKTARFLADASAALAVLVDFDSTLQKLASLAVPHFADWVAVDVLEETGSLRRVAVAHVETAKVQLAHEIHGRFSPDPSAPGGVWSILRTSRAEIVPVITDDMLVASIKDDELLRIMRELGLKSYIGVPLTVRGKTLGVLTFIVAESDHIYDETDLAVAKDLADRAAIAIENTQLYRELRDADRRKDEFLAMLAHELRNPLAPIRNGLQVLRLAGGDGGMVEEARTMMERQLTHMVRLVDDLLDVSRITRNKLELRKERVSLAAVIHSAVETSRPLIEQSGHTFSVMLTPVPVHLDADPVRLAQVFSNLLNNAAKYTEPRGRITLTAETNGTDAIVRISDNGLGIPAEAQPRIFEMFSQVDRNMERAQGGLGIGLTLVRRLTEMHGGTVGVKSEGPGSGSEFTVRIPVLSENPEGSTHRGGSAGMVAESRRRILVVDDNRDAAESLGMMLRLMGHEIRTAGDGPAAIEAAEIYRPEMILMDIGLPKLNGYEACRRIRDQAWSHGMVIVALTGWGQEEDRRRSQEAGFDHHLVKPVDMNDLSTTLNQLKR
- a CDS encoding response regulator, with the protein product MISNSSSLPDVLPPKRIVIIEDHEVLRLGIAHVIRNRPGWELCGEASNAIDGLRVVQDTLPHLAVLDLRLGFTDGLDLIKNIREVAPACRMLVLSSLDEDIFAERSLRAGAHGFLSKVEPVPTLIAAIEKVLDGKLYLSPRATDRVLMSQAGANVDERSPLERLSDREMDVYQRLGQGMGTKQIAQELHLSPKTVEYHRFNIKKKLRLDTAAALVRHATAHVLGKENDAR
- a CDS encoding Y-family DNA polymerase encodes the protein MRERSTCRCVMQRVLSLWFPNWPIQRLLNERPELERSAVLLFGERRQRLVVIACSLGLNRYGVHAGLPLAEAKALLGAGDGRRLKVVSLEHDAEGDLARLKSLAQFLQVFSPLVGLMPVEPPDGLLLDISGCVHLYGGEEALCRAVLKELSERRLSAVACIAETLGTAWAVSRYGSGRHTIVPTGRAAVGLGPLHPAALRLPPACLDKLAALEVNTITRLRSLPRESLPSRFGPELLRRLDQALGCVSESFTTERLAEPVSATWASEEALNGLTYLENLWEKLLSEVLAKLAQQRLGIRELEILHVTENKRQVRLELRLHRPAFETRYLLDLLDLQRERHPIPEGVVLVRVLVTAPGRTYPRQITLFDEPEDRAQRLLAPWLDRLISRLGSEAVGRPVLVSDPQPELSYELRSIEDCPLDLRIGPADSGLPERGAARCRPLRLLARPERLRQKADGTRRLLWKGQELGITNASSAERIETGWQRTEDVQRDYYRVSTDRGQFLWIFRCLTTGDWFVHGLFD
- a CDS encoding IS5 family transposase codes for the protein MEKPRKVYPSDVSDEEWEFVVPYLTLMREDAPQREHSLRDVFDALRWLVKTGGQWRYLPGDFPPWQVVYQQARRWVAAGVFEAIVHDVRELLRLAGDRKASPSAVILDARTIQSTPESGSRAGYDGHKRRNGSKVHAAVDPLGHLLALTVTPASEQERAQVAELAEQVQQATGRTVTLAYVDQGYTGEAPAEAARAKGIDLEVVKHTEAKKGFVLLPRRWIVDRTFGWLARFRRLARDYERLDSTLASWHWLAFATLILRRMMNLVADSA
- a CDS encoding DUF1559 domain-containing protein; protein product: MRACAFGSRGFTLIELLVVIAIIAVLVAILLPAVQQAREAARKSQCLNNLKQMGVALHNYHETHGIFPFSVAHPGACTATFIPPFAKNTRGWTMLLPYVDQQTLYNKYDHDAPASNYTRSGGGPLVGTCVPRNEEVVSTSIPTFLCPSDFGDRFFRSTTDTNYSITPTGATAGRFGAKASYEFSTHAWSSTCTNYEAVASTDKRMFGVNSAARIRDVPDGMSNSVAISETTLDIRDGITGTWGYSKWVGMGVDFARGVPINDWNCCAWALPITQQPPKLGTWSAPGSVHAGGATVLLGDGAARFVTDSLDLVIRQRLSRVSDGLPPGEF
- a CDS encoding SOS response-associated peptidase — protein: MCTRINQFVTPGNIQEWFDIASDRIPSFPAHHNNAINTKEPQIITIRQRDGERVADVRRWGLVPHWCRDPKDAPATHNVRSETMKEKPSFKTAWSRGNRLIIPVPGVYEWPKPTWGPGTPARYIFRQDGEPMLIAGLWWDWKHKAPDGTEAVLPTFTMNTCEPNGVLKSIPHDRMLCILDRKDIDAWLDPENAAADQLLRPCPDEWLDYYVTTGFVNKCDKEHQGPACIEKGPSGSELPPPPKETKTQVPRKKAAPAKDTD